A window of the Candidatus Zixiibacteriota bacterium genome harbors these coding sequences:
- a CDS encoding ABC transporter permease codes for MNFERFIARRYFHSGRFFISVSTWITILGVMLGVATVCFVMSMHNGFESEIRTRLLGTTSHVSIFPSQGGLIENYDVIVSQVQRMPGVVAASPFIFYKAGISSASAGDGIIIRGIEPEQENRTSEIERDIKAGEYGFSETVTHDDTLSGIMLGSGLADRLGVFLEDPVVLYSMRGEDLQKNIRPRVAKFLVTAIFETGMYEFDGQLAYISLSSAQDLFKTGNTATAVHLKLNDINAAESVAREIDSALDYEYDVVPWTVLHKNLFTWIAIEKKILFLGFTLIVIVAAFSIISTLVMLTMEKRAEIGILKTMGTTPGAIRKIFVYKGLMIAVVGVILGWTLAAIAAWVQNTYEIITLPGDIYFISYLPIDVHLMDFAIAGLVTVLICFAAAIYPADQAARMSVVDVLRQ; via the coding sequence ATGAATTTTGAACGATTTATCGCTCGGCGCTATTTTCATTCAGGGCGTTTCTTCATTTCCGTTTCAACCTGGATAACAATCTTAGGTGTTATGCTTGGTGTGGCGACGGTATGCTTTGTCATGTCCATGCACAACGGATTCGAATCGGAAATACGAACCCGTCTGCTTGGCACAACCTCCCATGTCTCAATTTTCCCGTCACAAGGCGGACTTATCGAAAACTATGACGTCATTGTCTCACAGGTCCAGCGTATGCCGGGCGTGGTGGCGGCTTCGCCATTTATTTTTTATAAGGCAGGGATTTCGTCTGCATCGGCTGGCGACGGAATCATCATTCGAGGTATTGAACCCGAACAAGAAAATCGGACTTCGGAAATAGAACGGGATATAAAGGCCGGCGAATACGGATTCAGTGAAACGGTTACTCACGATGACACGCTCTCGGGGATCATGCTCGGAAGTGGTTTGGCAGACAGACTCGGCGTCTTTCTTGAAGATCCGGTGGTACTATATTCAATGAGGGGCGAAGACCTTCAGAAAAACATACGGCCTCGAGTCGCCAAATTTTTAGTCACAGCAATTTTTGAAACAGGCATGTACGAGTTTGACGGCCAGCTTGCATATATATCACTTTCCTCAGCACAGGATTTATTCAAGACCGGCAATACCGCCACAGCGGTGCATTTGAAACTGAATGATATCAATGCCGCCGAAAGTGTCGCTCGTGAGATTGATTCGGCGCTGGACTATGAATACGACGTTGTGCCTTGGACAGTTCTGCATAAGAACTTGTTTACCTGGATTGCCATTGAGAAGAAAATACTCTTTCTCGGTTTCACACTGATAGTTATTGTCGCCGCCTTTTCAATCATCTCAACCCTCGTTATGCTGACGATGGAGAAGAGAGCGGAAATTGGAATATTGAAAACAATGGGAACAACACCCGGCGCAATAAGAAAAATTTTCGTCTATAAAGGACTGATGATTGCAGTGGTCGGAGTCATACTCGGCTGGACGCTTGCCGCGATTGCGGCTTGGGTGCAGAACACATATGAGATAATAACATTGCCGGGGGACATTTACTTTATCTCATATTTGCCGATAGATGTACATCTGATGGATTTTGCCATCGCAGGGCTTGTCACTGTCCTCATCTGTTTTGCCGCCGCAATCTATCCTGCCGATCAAGCCGCTCGTATGTCCGTGGTTGATGTCTTAAGACAATAA
- a CDS encoding ABC transporter ATP-binding protein yields the protein MHILSANNVYRDFKTATGTLSVLKGISMNLQKGETAAVTGASGVGKSTLLHILGGLDKPTRGEVSISDVPLHSRSEKELARFRVNTVGFVFQFHYLLDDFTALENVMIPHLLAGRKTAEAAERGEQLLQEVGLSERRGHRPKELSGGEQQRVAVARALANNPAVVLADEPSGNLDTATGGALHELLFRLAREKQVTFLIATHNRDLAAHCDREFQMADGRIVEVR from the coding sequence ATGCACATTCTATCTGCTAACAATGTCTATCGGGATTTTAAAACGGCAACGGGCACGTTGTCTGTCTTAAAGGGTATATCTATGAACTTGCAGAAGGGTGAAACTGCCGCCGTGACAGGCGCTTCCGGTGTCGGCAAATCAACTCTTCTGCATATTCTGGGCGGATTGGACAAACCGACTCGAGGCGAAGTTTCTATCAGCGATGTTCCCCTTCACAGCCGATCAGAAAAAGAGCTTGCCCGTTTTCGAGTGAACACTGTCGGGTTCGTCTTTCAGTTTCATTACCTTCTTGATGATTTTACCGCTCTTGAAAATGTCATGATCCCCCATCTTCTTGCTGGTCGCAAGACCGCCGAGGCCGCCGAGCGGGGGGAACAACTCCTGCAGGAGGTCGGTTTGAGTGAAAGGAGAGGTCACCGCCCGAAAGAACTGTCTGGAGGTGAGCAACAACGAGTCGCTGTCGCGCGTGCGCTGGCCAATAATCCAGCGGTTGTCCTTGCCGATGAACCATCTGGAAATCTCGACACGGCAACTGGAGGCGCGTTGCACGAGCTGCTCTTTCGACTCGCCCGGGAAAAACAAGTGACATTTCTGATTGCCACACACAATCGGGATTTGGCTGCTCATTGCGACCGCGAATTTCAAATGGCCGATGGACGCATAGTCGAAGTACGTTGA
- a CDS encoding protein arginine kinase, with amino-acid sequence MTTMFEDMAKSPAAWLSGKGEEALVVLSTRVRLARNVAGCNYPTSSDSETRRRVITYFDSSVTRSKSLAQGMYFKASDIDEMGRDFLVERHLISPVFLTGDSSKALWIGAEERVSVMVNEEDHLRVQALSPGLDPQGSFTLAMQYESEIGRYLEYDYDPDFGYLTACPTNAGTGMRASVLIHLPGLVLTRDIDKVISRITRTGLIVRGFYGEGSDVLGNLFQVSNQNTLGVSESDILNQITRVTREIIDDEAQARTRLMDEAADMIEDKIWRAYGILKNARMLTADEVMNLLSALRLGHAMKIIDFLSIPLINDILLLSQPAHLQKFYGRELDTSKRDFVRAQMVREKLRNTGV; translated from the coding sequence ATGACTACAATGTTTGAAGACATGGCAAAATCGCCCGCCGCATGGCTCTCCGGTAAAGGCGAAGAAGCGTTGGTGGTTCTTTCCACCCGCGTACGGCTTGCCCGAAATGTGGCAGGCTGCAATTATCCGACTTCCTCAGACAGCGAGACGCGCCGCAGAGTTATCACCTACTTTGATTCTTCGGTGACGCGATCCAAATCCCTTGCTCAGGGAATGTATTTCAAAGCATCTGATATCGACGAGATGGGCCGAGATTTTCTTGTCGAACGACATTTGATTTCTCCGGTTTTCCTCACTGGCGATTCGTCGAAGGCTCTTTGGATCGGGGCCGAGGAGCGGGTTTCAGTGATGGTCAATGAAGAAGACCACCTCCGTGTGCAGGCCCTCTCCCCGGGACTTGATCCCCAAGGCTCATTTACTTTGGCAATGCAATATGAGAGCGAGATAGGCCGGTATCTTGAGTACGACTATGATCCCGATTTTGGATATCTGACGGCCTGTCCGACAAATGCCGGTACAGGGATGAGAGCATCGGTGCTTATTCACCTGCCCGGGTTGGTTCTCACCCGAGATATAGATAAGGTGATATCCCGTATTACCCGTACCGGTCTGATAGTACGCGGATTCTACGGGGAAGGCTCGGATGTTTTAGGAAATCTTTTCCAAGTTTCCAATCAAAATACGCTGGGCGTCTCAGAATCTGATATATTGAATCAGATAACACGAGTGACCCGTGAAATAATAGACGACGAAGCCCAAGCGCGGACGCGTCTAATGGATGAAGCGGCTGATATGATTGAAGACAAAATCTGGCGCGCGTATGGCATCCTCAAAAATGCGCGGATGCTGACTGCGGATGAAGTGATGAATCTGCTCTCTGCGTTACGCCTTGGTCATGCTATGAAAATTATCGATTTCCTTTCTATACCGTTGATTAATGACATTCTACTTCTCTCTCAGCCGGCGCACCTTCAGAAATTTTACGGACGCGAGCTTGATACAAGCAAACGCGACTTCGTGCGAGCGCAGATGGTAAGAGAGAAGTTGCGGAACACAGGCGTGTAA
- a CDS encoding UvrB/UvrC motif-containing protein, which translates to MVCQDCKKREAQVHLTQIVNNEKLMLSLCRECAAARGFNSPLDNMPFPLAEILAGLAKDIAVSTGHFPTEPLECAHCKLTFDEFTKLGRFGCGRCYAAFRPRLESIMRKIHGAAIHRGKNPNIQTTGFDNTLPVKEEERLEARLRKAIEDEDFERAAELRDKLRSVKESFPVDK; encoded by the coding sequence ATGGTATGTCAGGATTGTAAAAAACGCGAAGCTCAGGTTCACCTTACCCAGATTGTGAACAATGAAAAGCTGATGCTTTCACTGTGCCGCGAATGCGCCGCGGCTCGTGGATTCAACTCCCCGTTGGATAATATGCCGTTTCCATTGGCAGAAATCCTGGCTGGACTGGCCAAGGATATCGCCGTCTCGACTGGACATTTTCCGACTGAACCGCTGGAGTGTGCCCATTGTAAACTGACATTTGACGAGTTCACTAAACTTGGCCGGTTCGGATGCGGGCGGTGCTACGCGGCATTCAGACCCCGGCTTGAGTCGATCATGAGAAAAATTCACGGCGCAGCCATTCACAGAGGGAAAAATCCCAACATTCAGACCACGGGGTTTGACAACACCCTGCCGGTGAAGGAAGAAGAACGATTAGAGGCTCGATTGCGGAAAGCAATTGAAGACGAAGATTTTGAACGCGCGGCCGAACTAAGGGATAAACTGCGTTCGGTTAAGGAAAGTTTTCCCGTTGATAAATAA